A region of the Sminthopsis crassicaudata isolate SCR6 chromosome 6, ASM4859323v1, whole genome shotgun sequence genome:
taaatcttttttaaaaattagtttatatgGTATtacaattaattgttctttaaatattttggtagAATTCGCTTGAAAGTCCATATagtcctggaatttttttttctcaggaagttcatttatgacttgttcaatttgttttttctaatacattctattttcttttctattaattttggCAATTCATATATTTGTgaatatccattcattttatgTAGGTGATCAGTTTTATTGGCGTAAAGTTGGAAAAATTGAtcataataattgctttaattttgtcttcattgaTTGTCCAttcaaccttttattctaataatttggttttctttctgcttttttattttcttttttctttttttaattaattttataattgtaactttttttttgactgtacatatgcataggtaatttttttacaacattatcccttacactcacaTCTATTcggaattttccctccttccctccaccctctcccctagatggcaggcaatctcatacatgttaaatgtgttatagtatatactagatacaatatatgtgggtagaaccgaatttcttgttgcacaggaagaattggattcagaaggttaaaataacctgggaagaaaaacaaaagtacaaacagtttacattcatttcccagtgttccttctctgggtgtagctgagtctgtccatcaattggaactgaattagatcttctctttgttgaagatatccacttccatcagaatacatcctcatacagtatcgttgttgaagtgtataataatcttctggttctgctcatttcactcagcatcagttgatgtaagtctctccaagcctctctgtattcctcctgctggtcatttcttacagaacaataatattccatagcattcatatatcataatttatccaaccattctccaattgatggacatccattcatcttccagcttctagccactatgaagagggctgccacaaacattttggcacatacaggcccctttcccctctttagtatttccttgggatataagcccagtagtagtatggctggatcaaagggtatgaacaatttgataactttttgggcataattccagattactctccagaatggttggattctttcacaactctagcaacaatgtatcagtgtcccagttttcccacagcccctccaacattcatcattattttttcctgtcatcttagccaatctgacaggtatgtatctcagagttgtcttatcctttgatcatttatcaattggagaatggcttgatttcttacaaattagagtcagttctctatatattttggaaatgaggcctttatcagaacctttaactgtaaaaatattttcccagtttgttacttcccttctaatcttgtttgcattagttttgtttgtacaaaagcttttcaatttgatgtaatcaaaattttctattttgtgatgaataatgatctctagttttcctttggtcataaattccttcctccttcacaagtatgagaggtaaactatcctatgttcctctaatttatttatgatctcgttctttatgcctaaatcatggacccattttgatcttctcttggtatgtggtattaagtgtgggtccatgcctaatttctgccatactaatttccagttttcccagcagtttttgtcaaataatgaattcttatcccaaaagttggaatctttgggtttgtcaaacactagattgctacaatTGTtccttattttgtcctgtgaacctaacctattccactgatcaactaatatattagccaataccaaatgattttggtgactgctgctttgtaatatagttttagatcaggtacagctaggccaccttcatcttctttctgcttttaaataaaattagccaaatgactcatctattttattaatttattttttcagtcttttgattttgtttttagtgtttcttgatgtctcatgaagtcattagcttccacttgaccaatctaatttttaaggagctattttcttttgtattattttgtacatcttttattatttatctcaACTTATATGTTGATGCTTGAcagctttaaagaaaaaagatacatAGCAAAAAGAGATTGGTAAATGTGGAAAAgagtcaaaaaatgaaaacaggcaAAGACTTTAGATGATATACATGTCTCAAACCTGTGAGTTATGAATACTGCCTTAAAGAGGGAGTTGAAAGATATCAAACACCACAAGAAGTGAAATGAATGATAGCAACAGTTAGGAAATAACAGGTTATAGATATGGGTGCCATTTCTGAATTACTTATCTGTACAGAGTTAGAGTATATCTTTATTAAGAGATAAAAATTAATgccaaattagaaaaagaataaaaagatatgtTATACTATAAAGTTAGCTTATATGTTTTGCTGCTGCTAAAATCTACAAATGAACACTAAAGGAAGCCCTATTtttatgataaaagaaaataaaagatcttgTGCTTATTGTTTGTTGGTAAAAATGCATTTGTTTCAGTACAAAATGCCAACTAAAAGGTTCCTTTCCCACAAGGTAACTTCTATAGTTATGCTTGTATCATAAGATTTTTTGCAATAGCAATGAAGGTTTATTCAGTGACTCTGGAGATTACtaatatcaaaaaaaataaaacaagaagagcttcctgttgtatttttttaaatcatctgtCTTGAGCCTGTCACACTGTAGGCGCttgaaaatgcttgttgaatgaatgaatgaatgaatgaatgaatgaatgaatgcaagaCACTGTAGATTCAAAGAAAGCACTGAAGtggttcttgtcctcaaggaagcTACATTGGACTGGGGGGAAAATGACATCTATACAGAGAAGTAAACAAAAGGTAATTGAAGGGAGACTGAGATCCAAACCCCTGTAATTCTGATGTCTAAAATGAGATGGGATTAGATTTTCCCAGAGATTTTTTCTGGCTTGAAATCCTgagatctttatttatttttcttcttttcataggCTTGTTGTAAGGAATAAATGATAAAAGCAGAGGAAGTACTATGTATTTTAAAGCTATGCCAGATATTTTCTGCCTAGATTTTCTTAATAGTGGCTggacaaaaattcatttctttaatttccaaaGCCCTCTTATTAGTAGAAATGATTAATGATActattattcttttgaatttttattatgtaaggagagagacaaagagagagagcacAAATCTACTTGAATTCCCATGGGGGCTAAGATCATTGAGAAGAAAGACAGGGTGTTCTCTGTTTCCCAAAAGAATTCTGAGAAGGACTCCACAGGTAGAAAGTTGGATGACTCTTTCACTGTTGCTTCCTTCAGTAATTACTCAGCCTGACTTCCAGTTTATCACCTTCAGATACTACAAATTCTGCAACTCCTGTAGGGAGAAATGAGCAAAGACTGAAATCAGATGATGCAAAACTGGAGTTTTCAAATAAAGGAGCAATTCTATAGATTTGTGTTGGTTTCCATCCCTGTGAGCCCTTGTAagggcatttaatttttttttaaaatttccccagAAACAGAGATTTACACACTGCAGAATTCTAAATGAGTGCTCAGAGAATTTTCTGCTACTTCTTCTTTGTCACCTCTTTGCTCACCTTGGCTCAGTGGTTGACCATTATTCAGGAGCTTCCAGTAGGTTCTGTCTTTACTGCTGGCTTCAATACCAGCAACTGAAGTGACATATGGACCCCATTCACTTGACTTTGTTGTGAACCTAGAATAACAGAATCATATAATCTCATGGTTTCTGAGATCTGACAGGTCATCTGATAGGAATCTGCTTCTATGTGTATAACAAGCAATCCCCAATTCCCTGCTTggaaataactagcatttatatggctataatatgttatattatatataatacatataataataatataataaattgcTATATGTGATAtcacatttaatcctcacaaaccACCCCAATCAGTCAATTTTTATTAAACAcaatatgaatacaaaaataaacaaaagctatttccctgccttcaaggagtttacaatctaactcACAATCTGTGAGATAGGTCCTACTATcatccatattttatagatagtGAAAATGATGCTGACAGAGGTTAGGACTTTGCTAGGATACCATTAAGCATCCAAGGCAGGATTTAGACTCAGGCTTTCCTTATTTGTACCCTGTGCTATCTATTCAACAAATGAACAGGCTGCTTTAATTTCCACTTTTGGGTTATCTTTATCTGCTTCTAAATTTTCCATCCTATGATTCAAAATCTGACCCTTTTCAGGTTCTATTTATTACTTCTATTTCTGGCCTCTGAGGCTAAGCAGAGTGAGTGTGATCTCTTCTTTACAAAGCCAGTGTTTCTAAGTAATTATCTCAAAGCCTTTTCTTCTTTAGGCTAATAATCCCAATCATCTTCCCATCCctattgcttcagtttctcatgtCCCTAAAATGTAGTACCTAGAACTCAACAAGATACTCTAGTTAAGGTCCAATCAAAGCGCACATTACCTCCTTTGTTGTGGTTGTTATACCTCTTTTAAAGCCAATTAATTACTTTTTGAGATATGAGGACAGAAACTTGGGAGACTGCAGAAAAGCATAAGAAAGATCACCATCTCTATGCTCCTCTTCATAGGTTGCTACATGAACTTCTGGGGTACTTGAAATCGCCTTCGTGTATTTGGTGCTTATATGCTTTAGATATTCTGGTGTTACAGGAATccgttatttttttctaacttgttttgtgttttgttttattagatAGATAAGATTATACGTTAatacaaagtaaaattaaattgaacagaaagataaatgaggtaacatttgtgaagtgctttgcagacTTTAATGCATtatataagtgttattattattattagtagtagtatataaaaaggaaaaatctcttATCAGTGCTGCTATGTACACTAGGACAAGTTCCAAGCAAGAAACtagattttctgttttcttgaaGTCTTGAGGTCTTTCTTAATGACCCAGAACCAGATTCTCATTCCCCATCCACTCCCTTACCCCCCCTTTTTGGTCATAGGCTCTTCTGCTTTGTCAGTCTATGGGCTCattctttgtgtgtctctgttcctaatttttttctttcacgtGTCTAACTCTTTTCCAATAAGgttttcttattcataaaatcaaatatatagaattacaaagaaaaccaattatattgaaatgtagttatcaagatattaaaaagaaaattcactacttTAATCCTACTTGTTTACCAGATTAAAGTTTTAAGCAATTTTAAGTTAACTCTTGGGAGTccattttctcctaatttttatatgactttataaTAAATATCTAACCAGATTTTGCTTACACAATCTGATTCCAGGTGTTTTGTAAGCATTTAAATCCCTAGCCATCCATATGGCTATTCTTCTTTGGTATTTAGACCTAGAAAGTCCTTAATAAACCTAGACTTGCTTTTTCCTTAGGTTTCAGAACAACTAGTTTTATCATTCTGGAATTATTTGTAGAAGTAGGAAATCCATAGTACAAGCTGAATATAAGTCATTTTTAGAAACATACCGAAATGCAGTTTGGTTTTGTTCTTCAGCTTTCTCCATCACATCCAGGAACAAAGAGCCCTTTGGCACTGAGATGTCAATGGATTCCTGCAAGTGCTTATTGATGAAATCCACTACTTGATATTTGACTGAAATATTCTCGTGGGACTGGGGAGTGGATTCTGTAATTGTGGGGTTAGAGTTGTTGATATCATCTGCCAgggacagagaagcagagagcaACATTCAGATATGTAATGGTTAAATGGCAAGTAGAACACGAGAAAAAGATCAGATCCTTGGATGGCTCCAAGTCCATTCCAGCTCCATTTGGGTCTGTTTCCTTAAACCAGCTCTTGCCCTTCCCAAAGTTTCCTGATTTGATTAATTAAGACTCAACATTTTGGCAGTTCTGGAGAAGGTTAGCTCCATTTGTTAGTTGACTTGTAATTTGATGGCCTTGTCTTGTCATTTGGTgtaattccttatatatttggGCAGATTGATAAGGGAAACGCACATAGAGAGGAGagtattgtgtgtgtgagtgtgtgagtctGTTTGTGTGAGAGACAAACAGATATATTGACAGACAGAGTCAAAGATAGCCAGAGgtagagacatagagacagagacatagatttagaaaaatagtgagagaaacaggcaaagagagacagagatagagaatagAAAGCATCTTGTTATGttgagttgttttagtcatgtctgactgttcatgatcccatctggggctttcttggtagagataatgGACTAGtgtgaccatttccttctccagctcattctatagATGGGGAGACTGggacaagcagggttaaatgacttgcccaggatcacacaactgaggctggatttagactcagaaaattaaatttttttgactcTAGCCTCATGCTCTGTGCACTGTGGTGTCCCAAAGCAGCCCTTGTGTCATCTAGCTAGAGGAGTTTCTATGCAGCacttgtttgtccttctttcttggaAAAGGATCATGACATGTAAGTGAGTTGGATTTCAGTGAGaaagagctgtgcaaagtcaccgtctcactttcccctcctgaACCATTGGGGTCCAGTGaccagacatagatcaggatgactggagatggctgtGGATGCTGTGGGAGAcctgggcctttttaagctaTGATTTTCAGgactcagtttgattgaggcaataTCCATTCAATGATGAAGGCAAAGGAAccattgaggcaaagaatctttcaccttgtaaaaaaaatctaaataaattggGAGGAGGGAAGACCCTCAGGTCTATATCAAAGAATCAGCCAGTGAAGATTTATTTTggaccaaagcagaaatgattgcagAAATGAATCAATCAGGACTCAAACCAATGACCAAATGCACTGTGCTTTGTCACACTGAGGAGGCACCTAAAAAGATGGTGGGAGTATTGTCTCTGATGTGCTCCTCTCTTCTACCCATTTCCATCAAATCTAGGACATGAAATAAGTGCAATAGAGCTTCCTAGTGGAAGCCGACATTGCTTCAGCCCCTCAGGTTCAATATAAAGCATGGAAAACCTGGGAACTGGGTTCTTGCGACTTTTCCCAAGATTTATTAAAAGTtgaacagagaaataaagaaaaaagtctctctctcttctttggcTGTCCCTTTGAATAAGCTCCAGTTCTCTGAGAAAGGgcaaagacctggatttgaatcccagacCTGCcactgattagctgtgtgaccttggagatTACTTCCTCCATATCTACCTTCCTGTCTTCATCTATAGACTAGGAAGAAATATGTACAGTCAATCTACAAGATGGTTCTAAAGAGGGtactttgtaatatttttatagataaatgggagaaactttattttatgaacttttaccagtttatttcatttttgtctttatctgaAAGACTGAGCACCATATTTAGTCTATAATAagtaacaaatgcttgttgattatttcttgcacTCATGTTCATTTAGGGTCATCCTATCTGATCTCTATAGTTTTTGCCATACAGAACATCAAGTCACAATTCATTAGAGTCATCCCTTAATTGAAAGGAAGTTATATGATGCTGTGTTCCTTATTCCTAGAAAAGTAAGCAATGTGGAAATGAATTCTAGTGGTCCTGGTGAGGGACagcttctaggagaaatatagcagtgatcctgaggtcctctTGCAAATGTATCgttcaatgattctaaagtcttctggatttaggaatataataatatagttatatatttcttcccttagactttagagAAGATATATCAGTGATCCTGAGGTCTCCTAACCctagagtattattgttctaacaatctgtctatCAATGATTTTAAAGTGTTTTGGCCTTAGGATAATCCTACAAATATTGCTGAttgtcagatagataatctgcCGGTCAGTGATTACCAAGTTcttgagacaatagtgaatagaccatcCCTCAAACCTatctgtaagccataaaattagcaaataagtaacatgaagctctggtCTCTCTAATACTGTCctagaaatttatcttttttttttttttctggttctttgctaaattcttttgaaactgaGCCCGCTTCAGTTggtattacaattacaataaacttttccCCTGGCTTGGATATGGATTCAAGCCTGCATATTCCTTTGAGCCACCTCACAGCACCAGTCTGTGACCCCAACCTTTTGAGGTCCCCTTTTGAGTCTCAACAATCCTTGGGACCAGTGAAGGAGGACTGAAATGTCTAGGGCAGAATTACTTTGAAAACTGAACCAATTCACCAAAGCCTTCCTTGTTGACCAATGGCTTAAGGAGACTATCATCCAATCTGTCATTCTGTTAGGTGTCACTTTCCCTCTTCAAAATAGTTAACCATTTCATTTCCAGATATTGGGCTGAGAATAGCTTCATGGACAAATCATCTCCAGAGGCTTCAATTAGGACCCACACGCCTATGATTCACTTTCATTGGGTGGATTTCctcttaggaaagaaaaaagatgtccATTTTAGGATGCTTATACCTGGATTGAACTGACAGGAACCTTGGGTTAAATCCAAGTAAGTCTTTCCCTGAAGGGCAGGCAACACCTGGCTTGCAGCGATGGGCTTATGGAATGCTTGAGGAATATGATTTAGAACAGTTTTAAGAGTCTTAGTGCAGTTCCAGTCTTCTTCCTTATAATACTTTGAAGTCACAAAAAGGGCCTAATAGGATTCAGAAAGAgagaaccaaaaaataaaatctcaatttAAGAAACTAGGAAGAAATCTGAAGGTTCTTAGGGGAACATGACAGCAGTCTCTTTTGACTCCCCTCCATTTTTTGTAAAGGACACTAGATCCACAAATTTTCCTAGTAGATAAAGGTCtcttgtttttaaagaattctagGGAAGGACAATACTAATCCCAATCCCTTCTGTTGCTCTATCAAATaatcagtcaatgaacatttattttagtATCTATTGAGTGCTAAATACTAGAGGAAGGATGAATAGGATGTAAAAGAAATAGTACTGCGTATTAGCTCTTCTAGTatggtcagtcagtcaataaacattttttaagagtCTATAAAATACTACGTACTGTATTTTAAGTGAGGATaatgctgaggatataaagagaAGCAAAACCCAGTCCATTTTAGGGGATCTAGACAGGATAAATTGATGATAATCAAGACAGAAAAGGCACTTTCATTAAAGGGGATATGGTGCTTTGTCTAGCTTACCTGTACTCATTTGTTTTAAGAGGGAGTTATGTTGGGAAGGATTCAGGAAGATGCCATTGAGAAGTGACagtaacataaaaaagaagagcatcaataaaacatttttaaaaacgagagtgacagagacacagagaataagggaaggagagacagagaaagaaaaaagagagaggggaagagataaaaagagagagtaggggagaaagagagaggaaggaaggaagaagaagagacagagacagagacagaaggaatcAGATACACATtgagaaagaaaggcagaggagagagacagagacacagagagacagagaaagaaagacggagagagatagacacacatagagacagaacATCCTTTTGATACTTGAACTACATGTTCTGTCCTCTTGAGAACAGAGGGCCCAAAGCAAGGGATGGCCTTATTGTTGAcctcttgtttttaattttcacaaaCTCACCTGCATTGCTTGTCCTGTGCTGTAGATATTTCCAATAGTGCCATCTGGTTTTATCTCTTTCAGGATCATCCTCACAAGCATTTCTGTAATATTTCTGATCTCTTCTACACCTGGGTTCTTCCTGTCCACACATGTCAGAGCCAGGACAGCAAGTGCCCCAGTGTCTGTTAAGAGATTCAGGTCAGAAAAACAgcgcaggggt
Encoded here:
- the TCN1 gene encoding transcobalamin-1 — encoded protein: MRVSQWLAPVGFLLFSLFPAHLCKICEVNSKQKDMLAPLINTMVNSNELYPSIAPQILMALKFVKQHYSKAETTFLNQVKLNIMQCDGAISSGQFALDLLALTAACQTCIIKDYELVKKLEQKFQAEVDNIDKHGHPLTTYYQLGLDVLALCLLNGTYSTSKIVDLFSVEQKYSYDNQFSVDTGALAVLALTCVDRKNPGVEEIRNITEMLVRMILKEIKPDGTIGNIYSTGQAMQALFVTSKYYKEEDWNCTKTLKTVLNHIPQAFHKPIAASQVLPALQGKTYLDLTQGSCQFNPDDINNSNPTITESTPQSHENISVKYQVVDFINKHLQESIDISVPKGSLFLDVMEKAEEQNQTAFRFTTKSSEWGPYVTSVAGIEASSKDRTYWKLLNNGQPLSQGVAEFVVSEGDKLEVRLSNY